The following are encoded in a window of Loktanella sp. M215 genomic DNA:
- the pedF gene encoding cytochrome c-550 PedF, producing the protein MTSAFPRGAAFAAAIALFTGTAFAAGLPLGITEVDNAGLPDVGDEWLTENPYRDAGHDVWVRAIEVGESAFTQNCARCHGLGAISGGLAPDLRMLQAADYDDEWFTERFQQGMTQGGITKMPAFADVLSQKTAWAIRTYIETRPDDQAVLTESAALKDLRDELDQWAKGEGTPDDEAMKTKLDDIATRIPTLSGAPVADSVAFHAASQLDGTPASYGKAAETLTVGLSVHN; encoded by the coding sequence ATGACATCCGCATTCCCGCGAGGGGCGGCATTTGCCGCTGCAATCGCCCTGTTTACTGGCACCGCTTTTGCCGCTGGCCTGCCACTCGGGATTACAGAGGTCGACAACGCCGGCCTGCCCGATGTGGGCGACGAATGGCTGACCGAAAACCCGTACCGCGATGCGGGCCACGATGTATGGGTGCGTGCGATTGAGGTTGGCGAGAGCGCCTTTACACAAAACTGCGCACGCTGCCACGGACTCGGCGCGATTTCCGGTGGTCTGGCTCCCGATCTACGCATGCTTCAGGCGGCCGATTACGACGATGAATGGTTTACTGAACGTTTCCAGCAAGGCATGACGCAAGGCGGAATTACCAAGATGCCGGCCTTTGCCGATGTTCTGAGCCAGAAGACCGCTTGGGCGATCCGCACCTATATTGAAACGCGGCCCGACGATCAGGCCGTGCTGACCGAAAGCGCCGCCCTTAAGGATCTGCGCGACGAGCTGGATCAATGGGCTAAGGGTGAAGGCACCCCGGACGACGAAGCTATGAAAACGAAGCTGGACGACATCGCAACCCGCATCCCAACCCTGTCGGGCGCGCCGGTAGCTGACAGCGTGGCCTTCCACGCAGCGTCACAGCTGGACGGCACACCAGCGTCCTACGGCAAGGCAGCAGAGACGCTGACCGTCGGTCTTTCGGTCCATAACTGA
- a CDS encoding xanthine dehydrogenase family protein molybdopterin-binding subunit, which yields MPKDSGIGASSKRREDVRFLTGTGNYTDDINIYGQLHVHFLRADVAHAKLNGVDTAAAAAMPGVHRIFTGADFEAVGGLPCGWLITDRHGAPMQEPRHPVLAQGKIRHVGEPICAVVADTLAQARDAAEAIVLDYDTLPAVIDMKEAVKADAPKVHDDLTGNLCYDWGFVEDNRQAVDDAIKGAAHVTTLELVNNRLVANPMEPRVAVGEYNRADDMHTLHTTSQNPHVIRLLMGAFVLGIPEHKLRVVAPDVGGGFGTKIFHYAEEAFCTFAAKALNRPVKWTSTRSEAFMSDAHGRDHVTKIELALDKDNNFVAVRTETYANMGAYLSTFASCTPTWLHGTLMAGNYKTPHIYVNVKAVFTNTVPVDAYRGAGRPEATFQLERVIDMAARELGVDPIALRRQNFITTFPYATPVAVEYDTGDYHATMDKLIDIADFAGFDARRKASEATGKLRGLGVNCYIEACGIAPSNLVGQLGARAGLYDAATVRVNATGSISVMVGAHSHGQGHETSFPQVISEMIGIPEDQIDIVHGDTSKIPFGMGTYGSRSLAVCGSAMVRAAEKVINKAKKIAAHLMEASEGDIELKDGRFSVAGTDKSVAWGDVTLAAYVPHNYPLTDIEPGLEETAFYDPANFTYPSGAYACEVELDPETGHVKIERFSAADDFGNIINPMIVSGQVHGGIAQGIGQAMLEGCVYDSDGQLLSASYMDYAMPRAEDVPFYTVDHSCQTPCTHNPLGVKGCGEAGAIGSPPSLVNAVLDAINSGGGKKVAHINMPLTPSRVWAAMQ from the coding sequence ATGCCCAAGGACAGCGGAATCGGTGCCAGCAGCAAGCGGCGCGAGGATGTGCGGTTCCTGACCGGAACCGGCAATTATACGGACGACATCAACATCTATGGCCAGCTGCACGTGCATTTCCTGCGCGCGGATGTGGCGCATGCCAAGTTGAACGGTGTGGACACGGCTGCGGCCGCGGCGATGCCGGGGGTGCACCGGATCTTTACGGGTGCCGACTTCGAGGCGGTGGGCGGTCTGCCCTGCGGCTGGCTGATCACTGACCGGCATGGGGCGCCGATGCAGGAGCCGCGGCACCCGGTGCTGGCGCAGGGCAAGATCCGGCACGTGGGCGAGCCCATCTGTGCGGTGGTGGCCGACACGCTGGCCCAGGCCCGCGACGCGGCGGAGGCGATCGTGCTGGACTACGACACGCTGCCGGCGGTCATCGACATGAAGGAGGCGGTGAAGGCGGATGCGCCGAAGGTGCACGACGATCTGACCGGCAACCTGTGCTATGACTGGGGTTTCGTGGAAGACAACCGGCAGGCGGTGGACGACGCGATCAAGGGGGCTGCGCATGTCACCACGCTGGAGCTGGTGAACAACCGCCTCGTCGCCAACCCGATGGAGCCGCGTGTGGCCGTGGGCGAGTACAACCGCGCCGACGACATGCACACGCTGCACACCACGAGCCAGAACCCGCATGTGATCCGGCTCTTGATGGGGGCCTTCGTGCTGGGCATTCCGGAACACAAGCTGCGGGTCGTGGCCCCCGACGTGGGCGGCGGGTTTGGGACCAAGATCTTTCACTACGCGGAGGAAGCCTTCTGCACCTTTGCGGCCAAGGCGCTGAACCGGCCGGTCAAGTGGACCAGCACGCGGTCCGAGGCCTTCATGTCCGACGCGCACGGGCGCGACCATGTGACCAAGATCGAGCTGGCGCTGGACAAGGACAACAACTTTGTCGCGGTCCGGACCGAGACCTATGCCAACATGGGGGCGTATCTGTCGACCTTCGCGTCCTGCACGCCGACCTGGCTGCACGGCACGCTGATGGCGGGCAATTACAAGACGCCGCATATCTACGTGAACGTGAAGGCGGTGTTCACCAATACCGTCCCCGTCGATGCCTATCGCGGTGCGGGCCGTCCCGAGGCCACGTTCCAGCTGGAGCGGGTGATCGACATGGCGGCGCGCGAGCTGGGCGTCGATCCGATCGCGCTGCGGCGGCAGAACTTCATCACCACGTTCCCCTATGCGACGCCCGTGGCGGTGGAATACGACACCGGCGATTACCATGCGACGATGGACAAGCTGATCGACATCGCGGACTTTGCGGGCTTCGACGCGCGGCGCAAGGCGAGCGAGGCGACGGGCAAGCTGCGCGGTCTGGGCGTGAACTGCTACATCGAGGCCTGCGGCATCGCCCCCAGCAACCTGGTGGGACAGCTTGGCGCGCGGGCGGGTCTTTATGACGCGGCCACGGTGCGGGTGAATGCGACGGGGAGCATCAGCGTCATGGTCGGCGCGCACAGCCACGGGCAGGGGCACGAGACGTCCTTCCCGCAGGTGATTTCCGAGATGATCGGCATCCCCGAGGACCAGATCGACATCGTGCACGGCGATACCTCCAAGATCCCCTTCGGGATGGGCACCTATGGCTCGCGGTCGCTGGCCGTCTGCGGGTCCGCGATGGTGCGGGCCGCCGAGAAGGTGATCAACAAGGCCAAGAAGATCGCGGCCCACCTGATGGAAGCCTCTGAGGGCGACATCGAGCTGAAGGACGGGCGGTTCAGCGTGGCGGGCACGGACAAGTCCGTGGCCTGGGGCGACGTGACGCTGGCGGCCTATGTGCCGCACAACTATCCGCTGACGGATATCGAGCCGGGGCTGGAGGAGACGGCGTTCTACGACCCGGCCAACTTCACCTATCCCTCTGGCGCCTATGCCTGCGAGGTGGAGCTGGATCCGGAGACGGGGCATGTGAAGATCGAGCGCTTCTCGGCGGCGGATGACTTCGGCAACATCATCAACCCGATGATCGTGTCGGGGCAGGTGCACGGCGGGATCGCACAAGGCATCGGTCAGGCGATGCTGGAAGGCTGTGTCTATGACAGCGACGGGCAGCTCTTGAGCGCGTCCTACATGGACTACGCGATGCCGCGGGCGGAGGATGTGCCGTTCTACACGGTGGACCATTCCTGCCAGACGCCCTGCACCCACAACCCGCTGGGCGTGAAGGGCTGCGGCGAGGCGGGGGCGATCGGCAGCCCGCCGAGCCTGGTCAATGCGGTGCTGGACGCAATCAACTCGGGGGGCGGCAAAAAGGTCGCGCATATCAACATGCCGCTGACGCCGAGCCGCGTCTGGGCGGCGATGCAATAG
- a CDS encoding substrate-binding periplasmic protein has translation MLARPSLALAGLTCLALGWTAPAFAACEGYVPEPKPQNASRDIVGQDLDTIQAQGFITFAAYENFPPWSYAENNQPTGVDIEIGRLIAESLGVEARFDLVPAGETVEADLRNWIWQGPPTGGSVDNVMLHVPYDVNFACRVDQVVFNGQYAKETIAIAYNKTDYPDSPPVPAYFRYDTVGVENDTIADFYLAGIGNGMLIPKMKHYPTVAAAMLAMAAGDVMAVMGPRAQLQAGLTADGDVHQPPLPGLAVGTWTVGLAVHTRYRYLGYAVDDAIRAALDDGRIAEIFASHGLSYDAPQR, from the coding sequence ATGCTTGCGCGGCCTTCCCTTGCCCTTGCAGGTTTGACCTGTCTGGCACTCGGCTGGACCGCGCCTGCCTTCGCCGCCTGCGAAGGCTACGTGCCTGAACCAAAACCTCAAAACGCCAGCCGTGACATCGTCGGCCAGGATCTGGACACCATTCAGGCGCAGGGGTTCATTACCTTTGCAGCCTATGAAAATTTTCCGCCATGGTCTTACGCCGAAAATAATCAGCCTACCGGTGTCGACATAGAGATTGGTCGCCTAATCGCTGAATCTTTGGGGGTCGAAGCCCGCTTCGACCTCGTGCCGGCCGGCGAAACGGTCGAGGCCGACTTGCGAAATTGGATCTGGCAGGGCCCACCGACGGGCGGATCTGTGGACAACGTCATGCTGCACGTTCCCTATGACGTAAACTTTGCATGCCGCGTCGATCAGGTCGTATTCAATGGCCAATATGCAAAAGAAACCATCGCAATTGCTTATAATAAAACGGATTATCCAGATTCCCCTCCAGTCCCTGCATATTTCCGTTACGACACTGTCGGCGTGGAAAATGACACCATAGCGGACTTCTATCTTGCGGGTATCGGCAATGGAATGTTGATCCCTAAGATGAAGCATTACCCGACTGTTGCCGCTGCAATGCTCGCAATGGCCGCCGGCGACGTGATGGCAGTGATGGGCCCCCGGGCACAGCTTCAGGCGGGCCTGACCGCAGATGGCGACGTCCACCAGCCGCCATTGCCGGGCCTTGCGGTAGGCACCTGGACTGTCGGACTGGCCGTTCACACACGCTATCGCTACCTCGGCTACGCCGTTGACGATGCAATCCGCGCTGCACTCGACGACGGGCGCATTGCTGAAATCTTTGCAAGTCATGGCCTCAGCTACGATGCGCCACAGCGCTAA
- a CDS encoding CoxG family protein, which translates to MELKDTRDISAPPEAVWTALLDADVLRRCVPGCTDMDGNPDDGFTATVVQKVGPVKATFKGEVTLNDMKPPHSLTITGQGKGGPAGFASGGADVVLTPDGTGTKLSYDVNAKVGGKMAQLGSRIIDGFARKMADQFFDDFKKAVEGGDAENANHDDTSVAEKNKDTIAEKKGWVKRLIGSKN; encoded by the coding sequence ATGGAACTCAAAGATACTCGCGACATTTCTGCGCCGCCGGAGGCGGTCTGGACAGCGCTGCTAGATGCTGACGTGCTACGTCGATGCGTACCCGGCTGCACCGACATGGACGGCAATCCAGACGACGGCTTTACCGCCACGGTGGTGCAGAAGGTCGGTCCGGTGAAGGCGACCTTTAAAGGCGAGGTGACGTTGAACGACATGAAACCACCGCACAGCCTGACGATCACCGGTCAGGGCAAGGGAGGCCCTGCTGGTTTTGCCTCGGGCGGAGCGGACGTGGTGCTGACACCGGACGGGACCGGCACGAAGCTGAGCTATGACGTGAATGCCAAGGTCGGCGGCAAAATGGCGCAGCTTGGCAGCCGGATCATCGACGGCTTCGCGCGCAAGATGGCGGACCAGTTCTTTGACGACTTTAAAAAAGCCGTCGAGGGCGGCGACGCCGAAAATGCCAACCACGACGACACGTCGGTGGCGGAAAAGAATAAAGACACTATCGCGGAAAAGAAGGGCTGGGTCAAACGCCTGATCGGATCGAAGAACTAA
- a CDS encoding FAD binding domain-containing protein, with amino-acid sequence MYAFEIERPTTLADAVAAIAGGGQALSGGQTLIPTLKARLADPGRLVSLHSIPELKGVCTDDAGRICIGGATTHAQVAREAAAGYPALAHLAARIGDPAVRNRGTIGGSLANNDPSACYPAAALGSGAVIVTNTREIAADDYFQGMFATALEEGEIVTQVKFPVPVAAAYEKFIQPASRFPLVAVFVARFGDGVRVAITGASEGGVFRWTQAEEALTARFDPASLDGIAMDPDTMIADLHGDKPYRAHLCNVMAKRAVKAAI; translated from the coding sequence ATGTATGCATTCGAGATCGAACGGCCCACGACGCTGGCTGATGCGGTGGCGGCGATTGCGGGCGGCGGGCAGGCGCTGTCGGGCGGGCAGACGCTGATCCCGACGCTGAAGGCGCGGCTGGCGGACCCGGGGCGGCTGGTCAGCCTGCACAGCATTCCGGAGCTGAAGGGGGTCTGCACCGACGACGCGGGCCGCATCTGCATCGGCGGGGCCACGACCCATGCGCAGGTGGCGCGGGAGGCGGCGGCGGGCTATCCGGCGCTGGCGCATCTCGCGGCGCGGATCGGCGATCCGGCGGTGCGCAACCGGGGCACGATCGGCGGGAGCCTGGCGAACAACGACCCCTCGGCCTGCTATCCGGCGGCGGCGCTGGGGTCCGGTGCGGTGATCGTGACCAACACGCGCGAGATCGCGGCGGACGATTATTTCCAGGGCATGTTCGCGACCGCCCTGGAGGAGGGCGAGATCGTGACGCAGGTGAAGTTCCCGGTGCCCGTGGCTGCGGCCTACGAAAAGTTCATCCAGCCCGCGTCGCGGTTCCCGCTGGTGGCGGTCTTCGTGGCGCGGTTTGGCGACGGCGTGCGCGTGGCGATCACCGGCGCGTCCGAAGGCGGCGTGTTCCGCTGGACGCAGGCCGAAGAGGCGCTGACCGCCCGCTTCGACCCCGCATCCCTGGACGGCATCGCGATGGACCCCGACACCATGATCGCCGACCTGCACGGTGACAAACCCTACCGCGCGCACCTCTGCAACGTTATGGCCAAACGCGCGGTGAAGGCGGCGATATAA
- a CDS encoding 4Fe-4S binding protein — protein sequence MPPFSIGEPINEKGVWELLNSGGALAGYVFETEEMAPLPGFSGAPINIFVMLDLNGTFMDVRLISHNEPIFVSGLGEAPLRKFFEQYRGLSINQSLVVGNPYGGAGEGSALIYLDGVTKATASIRIAHESILAATRAVAREKMQGVASAPPAYPNPEYTEDLDWNALVADGLVTRKTVLNKEVNAAFAGTVFVNDDPVAQADPDGVYLDLYVVDIGAQSIAAAALSPQTLRELQAFQRISKTDEPILLIDAGRHGLVSPDFVRNTSPDWLSAEQDKLPIALRDADLFVTLSPQAPQGTAIILRTDRRLGFDPTREWTLNVQAIREHGQFMPQIGQTTLTATHATPDRFYLRPVEEVAESPFAGAVRNRQSDLIVLGVFLMGLLVVLGPGQKRFAALTGFTPVRLAILAFVLGFVGWWGQGQLSIVTVLGVIRTTVFGGSFNFLLYDPFGTLIWVVAIAGFVLWGRGLFCGWLCPFGALQEFAHHLGRLLRLPQWEVNRTWDQRLKWIKYVLLAGLVATIFIAPDSTDKVAEIEPFKTAITVFFVRDWYYVIYAAFWLILGMVTFKGFCRYVCPLGAVMAIGGMIRTRSWIPRRADCGSPCQLCRVKCKYGAIKKTGEIQYDECFQCLDCVTIHDDPKQCVPLILAARDRRKAA from the coding sequence ATGCCGCCCTTTTCCATCGGAGAGCCGATAAACGAGAAGGGTGTTTGGGAGCTGCTCAATTCTGGTGGTGCACTCGCCGGTTATGTCTTTGAAACGGAAGAAATGGCACCACTGCCCGGCTTTTCCGGCGCGCCTATCAATATTTTTGTTATGCTGGACCTGAACGGCACCTTCATGGACGTACGCCTGATTTCCCATAACGAGCCAATCTTCGTTTCGGGGCTGGGCGAAGCGCCCCTTCGTAAATTCTTTGAGCAATACCGTGGTCTGTCGATCAATCAGAGCCTTGTCGTCGGCAATCCTTATGGCGGCGCAGGTGAAGGATCGGCGCTGATCTATCTGGACGGTGTGACCAAGGCGACGGCTTCTATCCGTATCGCACACGAAAGCATCCTTGCCGCGACTCGCGCTGTGGCCCGAGAAAAGATGCAGGGCGTGGCGTCGGCGCCGCCTGCATATCCAAATCCGGAGTACACCGAAGACCTCGATTGGAACGCGTTGGTCGCAGACGGCTTAGTGACCCGCAAAACTGTCCTGAACAAAGAGGTCAACGCCGCCTTCGCGGGCACCGTCTTCGTGAACGACGACCCTGTGGCACAGGCCGATCCAGATGGCGTCTATCTGGATCTCTACGTCGTCGATATTGGCGCGCAATCTATCGCCGCAGCCGCCCTCAGTCCGCAAACTTTGCGAGAATTGCAAGCATTCCAGCGTATTTCCAAAACGGATGAACCAATCCTGTTGATCGATGCGGGCCGCCACGGCCTTGTGAGTCCTGACTTCGTCCGTAACACATCTCCGGATTGGCTTTCGGCAGAACAGGACAAACTCCCCATCGCATTGCGCGACGCGGACCTCTTCGTGACTCTGTCACCGCAGGCGCCGCAGGGCACTGCGATCATCTTGCGCACCGACCGCCGTCTTGGCTTCGATCCGACGCGTGAATGGACACTGAACGTACAAGCAATTCGTGAACACGGTCAATTCATGCCGCAAATCGGTCAGACCACTCTTACCGCGACCCATGCCACACCGGACCGGTTCTATCTACGCCCGGTCGAGGAGGTCGCCGAGAGCCCCTTTGCGGGCGCCGTGCGCAATCGCCAATCCGACTTGATCGTACTGGGCGTATTCCTTATGGGCCTGCTTGTGGTTCTGGGACCCGGGCAAAAACGCTTTGCTGCACTGACGGGCTTTACACCGGTGCGCCTGGCAATTCTTGCTTTCGTGCTGGGCTTCGTCGGTTGGTGGGGGCAAGGGCAACTTAGCATCGTCACGGTGCTGGGCGTAATCCGCACCACGGTCTTTGGCGGGTCTTTCAACTTTCTGCTTTATGATCCGTTCGGAACGCTGATCTGGGTCGTCGCCATAGCAGGATTTGTGCTGTGGGGGCGCGGGTTGTTCTGCGGCTGGCTTTGCCCCTTTGGTGCGTTGCAGGAATTTGCCCACCATCTAGGTCGCCTGTTGCGCCTGCCGCAATGGGAGGTCAACCGGACATGGGACCAGCGCCTGAAGTGGATCAAATACGTCCTGCTCGCGGGCCTTGTCGCCACGATTTTCATAGCCCCCGACAGCACTGACAAGGTCGCGGAAATCGAACCTTTCAAGACCGCCATCACCGTCTTCTTTGTCCGGGACTGGTATTACGTCATCTACGCCGCCTTCTGGCTTATCCTTGGTATGGTGACGTTCAAAGGCTTTTGCCGCTACGTCTGCCCCTTGGGGGCCGTCATGGCGATTGGTGGTATGATCCGCACGCGGTCATGGATTCCCCGCCGTGCGGATTGCGGATCACCCTGCCAGTTGTGCCGCGTCAAATGCAAATACGGTGCGATTAAGAAAACCGGAGAGATCCAGTATGATGAATGCTTTCAATGCCTGGATTGCGTGACGATTCACGACGACCCGAAACAATGCGTCCCGCTGATCCTAGCGGCCCGCGACCGCAGGAAAGCTGCATGA
- a CDS encoding ABC transporter substrate-binding protein codes for MSDIDPDPADFGIAGARLGLADNATTGQFLNHSYSLPEITETTVEALLAASADVTGLIVVQAPAPVVLAVADAHPEALVFNVAAADDRLRGDDCRPNLFHSVPSFAMRADALAQFLVTKRWTDVALVTGPTPVDVAFADALRHSAEKFGLRLRGDAPWGFTGDIRRTTGDEVPTFTQKLGDFDMLLVADEIHDFGRYLNYNTWNPRPVGGSEGLTPVAWSAVVEQWGAEQLQSRFRDLAGRGMRATDYSAWAAIRAIGEAVTRTGTADVASLRTYMLSSDFTLAGFKGRPLSFRAWNGQLRQPIPLVDARAIVAVAPLEGFLHPVTELDTLGGDRPESTCTAFGE; via the coding sequence TTGTCCGATATTGACCCCGACCCAGCCGACTTTGGCATCGCAGGCGCCCGGCTGGGGCTGGCGGATAATGCCACGACGGGACAATTCCTGAATCATTCATACTCTCTGCCCGAGATCACAGAGACGACCGTAGAGGCACTGTTGGCGGCCAGTGCTGATGTCACCGGCCTGATTGTGGTGCAGGCACCGGCCCCGGTTGTGCTGGCTGTGGCCGACGCCCATCCGGAGGCATTGGTCTTCAACGTGGCCGCCGCGGATGACAGGTTGCGCGGCGACGATTGCCGCCCAAATCTGTTTCACAGTGTCCCGAGTTTTGCCATGCGCGCAGACGCGCTGGCACAGTTTCTGGTAACCAAGCGGTGGACCGATGTGGCGCTCGTGACAGGTCCGACCCCTGTGGACGTGGCTTTTGCCGATGCGCTGCGACATAGCGCGGAAAAATTCGGGCTGCGCCTTCGTGGCGATGCGCCTTGGGGCTTTACCGGTGACATCCGGCGCACGACGGGCGACGAAGTGCCAACTTTCACGCAAAAACTGGGCGACTTCGATATGTTGCTGGTCGCGGATGAAATCCATGATTTTGGACGCTATCTCAATTACAACACCTGGAACCCGCGTCCCGTCGGCGGTTCAGAGGGACTGACGCCTGTCGCATGGTCGGCCGTCGTCGAGCAATGGGGGGCGGAGCAGTTGCAGTCCCGGTTTCGCGACTTGGCCGGCCGTGGCATGCGCGCCACGGATTACAGCGCCTGGGCCGCGATCCGCGCCATCGGGGAAGCGGTGACACGCACAGGCACCGCCGACGTGGCGTCACTGCGTACCTACATGCTGTCCTCTGACTTTACGCTAGCGGGATTCAAGGGGCGGCCCCTGTCGTTCCGCGCTTGGAACGGGCAACTGCGCCAGCCAATTCCGCTGGTGGATGCCCGGGCCATCGTCGCTGTAGCTCCGCTGGAGGGTTTTTTGCATCCGGTGACGGAACTTGACACGCTGGGCGGTGACCGGCCCGAATCCACCTGCACAGCTTTCGGAGAGTGA
- a CDS encoding FAD:protein FMN transferase, protein MKRRRFLTLIAGTLVCPCGSKASVWQGTALGADVSVTLTGPGSDAALSQVRATLMRMEKLFSLYRASQLTLLNATGILPALPPEMLDLCRIAGQVHALTSGCFDPTVQSLWTALATGGDIAAARRLIDWTAVTLDASGITLASGQTLTFNGIAQGFATDVVTAELAALGFTRALINIGEYRALGGPWHVAIADPAFGVLAQTTLTGQAIATSSPAALMVGGQPHILSRDGAAPHWSTVSITAPTAAMADALSTGFCLMDRMAIRATLSRLPGVTARLIDTAGNLTTA, encoded by the coding sequence ATGAAGCGCCGCCGCTTCCTCACCCTGATCGCTGGCACACTCGTCTGTCCGTGCGGGTCAAAGGCATCCGTGTGGCAAGGCACGGCACTTGGGGCCGATGTATCAGTCACCCTGACCGGGCCAGGGTCTGACGCCGCCCTGTCACAGGTCCGAGCCACCCTGATGCGGATGGAGAAGCTCTTCAGCCTCTACCGCGCCTCTCAACTGACCCTGCTGAACGCCACAGGTATACTGCCCGCCCTCCCGCCAGAGATGCTTGACCTTTGCCGGATAGCGGGACAGGTTCATGCCCTGACCTCTGGCTGTTTCGACCCCACGGTGCAATCTTTGTGGACGGCGCTTGCCACGGGCGGTGACATCGCCGCCGCACGGCGTTTGATCGACTGGACGGCTGTGACGCTGGATGCAAGCGGCATTACCCTCGCCTCCGGTCAGACGCTGACCTTCAACGGAATCGCTCAAGGCTTTGCAACGGATGTCGTCACCGCCGAATTGGCCGCCCTAGGCTTTACCAGAGCTCTGATCAACATTGGCGAATACCGCGCATTAGGTGGCCCTTGGCATGTCGCAATCGCCGATCCGGCGTTCGGTGTGCTGGCGCAAACCACCCTGACCGGACAAGCGATCGCGACATCCAGCCCCGCCGCGCTGATGGTCGGCGGTCAGCCGCATATCCTGTCCCGCGACGGTGCCGCGCCGCACTGGTCCACAGTCAGCATCACCGCCCCTACCGCCGCTATGGCAGACGCGCTGTCCACAGGGTTCTGCCTGATGGATCGCATGGCGATCCGCGCGACCCTGTCCCGCCTGCCTGGCGTGACGGCGCGCCTGATTGACACCGCAGGTAACCTCACCACCGCATAG
- a CDS encoding PQQ-dependent catabolism-associated beta-propeller protein: MKILALLALIASPAVADEIWVTNERDDTISVIDASTLLVTRTIPVGERPRGITFAHDFSVVYVCASASNTVQVIDPVSGEILHDLPSGEDPEQFVLHPDGKHLYIANEDDAITTVVDVETRTVVAQISVGIEPEGMAVSPDGKSVITTSETTNMAHWIDTETKTIYANTLVDSRPRDASFVKNGTELWVSAEIGGTVTVFASSDQTELAKIRFEIPGVLPELIQPVGFVLTQDEKTAFVALGPANHVAVINAETYAVERYILTGRRVWHMAFNADETKLFTTNGVSSDVTVIDVGNETAETTIAVGRFPWGAALRVMD; this comes from the coding sequence TTGAAAATCCTTGCCCTATTGGCCCTGATCGCAAGCCCAGCCGTTGCCGACGAGATCTGGGTGACCAACGAACGTGACGACACAATCAGCGTGATCGACGCCAGTACGCTGCTGGTTACGCGTACGATTCCAGTCGGCGAACGTCCGCGCGGCATAACTTTTGCGCATGATTTCTCGGTTGTCTACGTCTGCGCATCTGCCAGCAACACGGTTCAGGTCATCGACCCGGTTAGCGGAGAAATCCTGCACGATCTGCCTTCGGGCGAGGACCCGGAGCAGTTCGTACTGCACCCGGACGGTAAACACCTGTACATCGCCAACGAAGACGACGCGATCACAACCGTGGTGGATGTGGAAACCCGCACTGTCGTGGCACAGATCAGCGTCGGGATAGAACCTGAAGGCATGGCTGTGTCACCGGACGGTAAGAGCGTTATCACCACGTCAGAGACGACGAACATGGCTCACTGGATAGATACGGAAACCAAGACGATTTACGCCAATACCCTTGTCGACAGCCGACCGCGCGACGCGAGCTTCGTTAAGAATGGCACTGAGCTTTGGGTCAGTGCCGAGATCGGCGGTACCGTCACGGTCTTTGCCAGCTCCGACCAGACGGAGTTGGCCAAGATACGCTTTGAAATCCCAGGTGTGCTGCCGGAATTGATCCAGCCCGTCGGCTTTGTATTGACGCAAGATGAAAAAACCGCCTTCGTAGCGCTTGGTCCTGCCAACCACGTCGCAGTCATCAATGCTGAAACCTACGCCGTCGAACGCTACATCCTTACCGGTCGGCGCGTCTGGCACATGGCCTTCAACGCGGACGAGACGAAGCTGTTCACTACCAACGGCGTCAGCAGTGACGTGACTGTCATCGACGTAGGGAACGAAACAGCTGAGACGACGATTGCGGTTGGACGTTTCCCGTGGGGTGCGGCCTTGCGGGTGATGGATTGA
- a CDS encoding (2Fe-2S)-binding protein: MKISMVVNGRSVAGDVEGRTLLVDFLRQDLHLTGTHVGCDTSQCGACTVHVDGLQVKACSMFAVEADGAEVATIEGVAAADGTLSAIQQAFQDHHGLQCGFCTPGMVMAAASLLKENPRPSEAEVRHHLEGNICRCTGYHNIVKAIMAASGQEMPALAAE, from the coding sequence ATGAAGATTTCGATGGTTGTGAACGGTCGTTCGGTTGCTGGTGATGTTGAGGGCCGGACATTGCTGGTGGATTTTCTGCGTCAGGATCTGCATCTGACGGGGACGCATGTGGGGTGCGACACGTCGCAGTGCGGGGCGTGCACGGTGCATGTGGACGGGTTGCAGGTGAAGGCCTGCAGCATGTTCGCGGTGGAGGCGGACGGTGCGGAGGTGGCCACGATCGAGGGGGTGGCTGCGGCTGACGGGACGCTGTCTGCGATCCAGCAGGCGTTCCAGGATCACCACGGGCTGCAGTGCGGGTTCTGCACGCCGGGGATGGTGATGGCGGCGGCGAGTTTGCTGAAGGAGAACCCCAGGCCCAGCGAGGCGGAGGTGCGGCACCACCTGGAGGGCAACATCTGCCGCTGCACGGGCTACCATAACATCGTGAAGGCGATCATGGCGGCGTCGGGGCAGGAGATGCCGGCGCTGGCGGCGGAGTGA